DNA from Calditrichota bacterium:
GCAGTCAATTTGCCGCAGCTTCTGGTACACCCTCTCCCTCTCTTTGAGCCGCTTGATGGACGTTTCGAGATCGGTGTCGAAGTAGCGGGTCGGCCTCGGCAGGATCGGGTGCTCGAAGAAGTAGTACCGCTCCTTGAGTTTCCGCTCGATTTCGGCCATATCCACCTGACACTGCTGCGCGTAGCGTTGCCGCTGCCGTTCGATATTGGCACGAGCTACATAGGGGTTTTCCACCACGAAGGGGCCTCCTATGCACCCCATCATGCAGGCGAGGGCTTCCACAAAGTCCACGTTACGCAGCTTTGAATTCTCGATATCATCGAAAATGCGCATGACCTGGTCGATGCCCGACACCGCCAGCCAGTTGCCGGAGGTAGCAAAGCGGGTCAACGCTCCGACGATGGCCCATCCCGGGTCGAAACTGAACCCCTCAGGCACGTCCTGTGCCGCGAAGCGCTTCTTGGCCGCCACCACGTGCGGCAAGAGCACGGGGTAGACATCGCGAATGGCTATGGCACCGTCGAAGTACGACCTTTCCTTCTCCGCAGGCTGCTTGATGGAGACAATTTTGGCCGGACAGGGTGCGATATAGATGATGCCCACCTTGTCGGGCGGCAGGCCTAGCCGCGCCGGCAGGGTACGCCGCAGTTCGCGTGCTGTTACCTCACGCGGCACGTCCAACGGCACGATCAGTTCCACCAGATCCGGGTATTTCACCTGAATGAGCCGCAGCGTCGATGGGCAATGCGAGGAAATCAAAGGACGCCGCCCCTGGTAGGTCTCCAGGTAAAGCGTGAGCGTGGTGGCCAAGGCGGCAGTGGAGGCGCTGACGTCGACAACCTCGTCGAACCCCAACTCGCGCAGGGCCAAATGCACCAGGTACGGGTGAATGTCCGGGCCAAACTGGGCGTACAGCACCGGCGAGGGGACCACCACGGAGTAGGCAAATCGCGATATCTCGGCGACCTGGTCGGCGATGGGCACCACCGCACCTTCAGGACACACCGCCAGGCACAGCCCGCAGTCTACACACAGCTCCTCAGAGATGACGGCGTGCCCGCGCCGCACCCTGATGGCCTGAGTGGGACAGCGGCGCATACATGCCATGTGTCCCCGACACTTCTCCTCCACCACCCTATGTGCGTGGTAGTATTGCATGAGTATTCCACAGCTACACCACGAACTTCATGCGCACGGTCGTGCCCTTGCCCACCTGGCTCTCGATGGCCAGCTCATCGGCGTTGCGCTTCATGTTCGGCAACCCCATGCCAGAGCCGAACCCCATGGCGCGCATCTCTTCGGTGGCGGTGGAAAAGCCCTCCTGCATGGCCAACTCGATATCGGCAATGCCCTTGCCCTGGTCAGCGATGGTGATGAGAATAACGCGGGGGTCAACCATCAGCTCCACCGTTCCTTGCTCCGCGTGCATCACCACGTTCATTTCGCCCTCGTAGGTGGCAATGGCCACCCTGCGCACGAGCATGGGATCAAACCCTATCGTCTTGAGCAACGACTTCACTTCGGTGGAGACAAGTCCAGCGTTGACGAAATCGCCTCCCTGCACGGTGAACGAGCGCATCAGGTAGGGGGTCTGAGGTGCTCTTTCGCCCTCGGCCGGCCTGTGCGCCGGTACTTTGCCTCGCTGCAGGGAGTCGATGCGCACACAGGCCTCGTACATGTCCAGATCAGTACCCAACACCACCAGGCCGTGCGCGCCCGCGAATTGCTCGCACCCATCCTTGGGCTTCTTGCCCCGCAGGAACACCACCCCCACAAATTCTGCCATCAGCGCCGATACCACGGCCTGTTGCGTGGCCAGTCCGGTCAAGAGGAGCGACTCCGGCTGCCCAAAGGCCAGCACGTCGCTCATCAGGTCGGAGGCGTACACGTGCTGCACTGGGGCATCGAGGCGCTCGGCCCCAACCAGCACCCTCGCCTCCAGAGCCTCCATGACCTGCTTGACCAGCAGCATGGTCCTC
Protein-coding regions in this window:
- a CDS encoding ATP-binding protein, whose protein sequence is MMRSFTVQGGDFVNAGLVSTEVKSLLKTIGFDPMLVRRVAIATYEGEMNVVMHAEQGTVELMVDPRVILITIADQGKGIADIELAMQEGFSTATEEMRAMGFGSGMGLPNMKRNADELAIESQVGKGTTVRMKFVV
- a CDS encoding 4Fe-4S binding protein, with protein sequence MACMRRCPTQAIRVRRGHAVISEELCVDCGLCLAVCPEGAVVPIADQVAEISRFAYSVVVPSPVLYAQFGPDIHPYLVHLALRELGFDEVVDVSASTAALATTLTLYLETYQGRRPLISSHCPSTLRLIQVKYPDLVELIVPLDVPREVTARELRRTLPARLGLPPDKVGIIYIAPCPAKIVSIKQPAEKERSYFDGAIAIRDVYPVLLPHVVAAKKRFAAQDVPEGFSFDPGWAIVGALTRFATSGNWLAVSGIDQVMRIFDDIENSKLRNVDFVEALACMMGCIGGPFVVENPYVARANIERQRQRYAQQCQVDMAEIERKLKERYYFFEHPILPRPTRYFDTDLETSIKRLKERERVYQKLRQIDC